Genomic DNA from Brassica rapa cultivar Chiifu-401-42 chromosome A04, CAAS_Brap_v3.01, whole genome shotgun sequence:
CTAGAGAAGCGGGTCCTGTGAACAAAGTGACCAGGGACTTGAACATCGCTAAAGAGTCCGCCTTTACTGGAACCTGAGCAGTAAATCAAAAGCTTCCCAAGTGCTCTCCAACTACCATCAACACTGTGGCTGCCACTAGACTGGAGATCACACATCATCTTCGGCGCTCTGGCTCTGCAGAACTCTTTCCACAGCAGTCTCTTAGCAAGATCGTCAAACCATTTACAGACACAAGACAGAGTGGCGATTACATTAGGGTTCCAGTTTAGATGCTGAACCATAAGGAACAGTACTTCTTCACTAAGGTGTCCTTTCGTGCAATGACAAGTCGCCGAGTGAACACAGCGGTACTGCTTCGCTATTATCATCCTCTAAGCCTAGCACAGACGCAAATAGTAAGCCTTAACCTCACTGAACAAATGCATTTAAGTAAAAGCAAGAGGCTTTAACTAATTGGTAAAGTGACCATATCATGAGTAAGAGATTAGAGATGCATATGATTATAATAAACAATACCCACATCAAAGAtgcattctttatatatataaacagtcTTAAGAAACCAAATTCGTTTTCTTATTCACcacaaaaccaaaaatcaaaatagcCAAGATCTATAACACTCCTTACTTCAAAGATAAGGGACATCTCACCTTAGTTTACACCAATCTTTACACAAGAGGTTCAGTAAAGTGTAAAGGTGGGAGCTTTGAGATGAATCGAGAGTATACTAGTTTAGGGTTTTGCTCGAGCGACCAAGAAAGAtaaagaaaaaggagaaaaggGTTAGCATTTCAAGTGATTTAGATACTTTCCAGCAATACCCAGAGAGAAAAGTTTTGAACTTTGGTTAAAGAATGAAGAAGATGAGGTGATGCATGCAGAGAGATAGGCTATCGAGaagaagcaagcaagcaagcaaatCTGCTtctttcctaatttttttttttttttctgattgtTTTCTATGTAAGTGGGAAATGTACGTTTGTCTGCGATTCTACGGGTTATGTTAAAGTACGGTAAGGTGTACGGTGTGGCTAATCGTTTGATTGGATGGAGGCTGATCTCGCTACAAAGAGTTGGTGACTCCGTTAACGTTAACGGCAGGCAACGACTCATTTTACAATTACATTTGTGTTTTCAATTAATGAGAAGTTAAATTAACTCCATCTACTCGTTTGTCTCCATTATAGGCTGAatttcaatttataaaaaagtggGAAAAGGTTGAAAAAGTAGGGGAAAAAAGAGATGTTGACAATTAAAAAGGAGTTGTTGAAAGTTGAAACATGTTAAAATGCGAAAAAATATCTTCTGAAGCAGACAAGATAAAGAGTTGGTTACAAAAACTAAAGCAAGGCAATTGAGTTAGAGCTTAGAAGCTTCCCATGTCTGGAAGGAACCCGATCCAATACCGACAATTGATTCATGATTATGAACCAATGGTTGACAGATTGAACCAATGTGAATGAATTATAATAAAGCAAAGATCTGAGGCTGTTCATAAGTCTAATGGTATTGTTGAACGCACAGAGTCAAAAAGGCCATTGATATTCATTCTTTTTGTTAAAAGATTTATGTGGATATGGACATGTAATCTTTCTCCATTGGCTTTGATTCAATTAAGCAAATCCCATTAATGCATTGATGAAACTTTTAACTGACAATTGGTGCATTGTGATCGATCACAGGTTTAACATATTATTAGGAGTATATTTTTTTCGGTTTGTGGATCCGGTTTACCATCCGGTTTgtctagaaagaaaaaaaactgcaAAAGAAAACAACAACCAACAAGAAATGAAAATGTAAAGAAAACTAGTCTTTTTTTTGTCTGTACAAAACCGAATACATCCAAATAAAACCAACAAACCGGTTCAGAAGAACCAAAACTAAACACAGAACACAATCCATCAGAGTATTATTCACAAAGCATCATATCAATATTTGGCTGAGACATCATAACCTTAGTATGAATGCATCAATCTTTCTTGAAGTTTCCAGCAAACCGAAACCATATCAAACCGGGCTCGAATTACAAGTTTCTGCACAcaccaaaccaaaaaccaatTCAACTACTCCTATGAAGATTCCAAATGTTAGCTTTGCTCATGCTCAAGGCACATACCAGAGTTAGCAAGAGGTTTAGACTCTTGAAGAGAGATGACAGTTTCGAAAGCACCAACCAAAGCTTTGACTTTGCTTTTTCTAGCTTCAACAAGTTTACTCGCTGTTTCTTCGATGACATTGTTGAGCAGTCCCTGTGCATCTTTCTCCTGAACGTCTTGATGCCTCAACACAACTTTTTcaccatcttcatcttcttcctcatcttctTTGACGTCTTCCCTCTTCTTAAAGCTTCTTCTGACCTGTGCATCTTGCGCTTTGTCTTCACCAACATCTCTTCCTCTCCTAAACTTGAGCTTCCTTGCACTCTCGCCCACATCATCAGCATCCACAACTTTCCCTCTCCTGAAATGTAGTTTCCGAGCAGCTTCCTCTGCAGACTCTCCTTCCTTTCTCACTCTTGGTTTCCTCTCCGCTCCGTTGGAGGTTTCGATCTCTTCGTCTACTACGCTCTCAGCTTCGTTGCTTCCTGAAGGGTAATCATACTCCTCTGTCTCTGAAACAGGACACTCATCGTCTTTCTCAGTTGAATGAGTCTGTAGAAGAGGAGGAAAAGGTTCAGCAACGCACTGCTGATTCTGATCATGTTCAGACACAGCTTTGCTCTTTGTTTCCATTTCCACAACGTGTAATGTTTTCTCCTCCACTGGATAACCATCTACCTGCTTGTCAGACTCTTCAGTGCGCTTCACACGTCTTAGTTTCTGattagaggaggaggaggaggcagcCTTTAAGCTCTGACTCTTCTTCAAACTTGAAGTTCCAGCTAGTCTCATTGATAGTCTTGGAGAAAGAGAAGCTCTTGGAGTCACTGGAACCTTCTTTAAAACAACTCTGGAGGAAGCTGTAGCCTTCTTCATTTTTGCATCTTCACTTTTTGATCCCATTTTGGGTTTCAGAACCGATGAAGAAGCAACTTTCTCGCTGTTTACTTTAGATTTGGACGTTGCTAGTGCTGAATAAGACTTCTTCAAGACCTTCGGCTTCATAGCATCAACACTACGAGCTCCCAAATCTGGTGAAAGTTTGAGCTTAGAACTTGATGATgtcactttcttcttcacagGAGTTTCATCACCAGATGGTATTATCAACACCTCTGGCTTCTTCATCCCACTCACTTGATGCTTCACAACCTCTCTCTTGATCATCAtctcagaagaagaagagccaTCATCACCAGGGGTAACCTTCTTTGTCGTAGCCTTCTTAGTTTTAGAAGAGCCAGGCTTCAAAGTTTCGACCAAAGCATCATCATTCACTTTCTTGAAGATCTTTCTATTGGTGGAACGCCAAGGTTTCTCCACGGTTACCTGCTTCTTGCCGTACTTGCAGATATCATGGCAAGAACCGGTGGATGCTCTGAGGTAACGAGGGATCTCTTTCTCTTTAGGCTTTGATGCTATTGCCTTCCCAGTTCTTGCCAACATTTCAGGCGTTCCAAAGCTACTCACACTGTCTTCATCCATCAATTACAAACCCAACAAGACCACAACCTGTTCACATTTTCAAACACAAGACACCAAAATTAAATTACTACTTCAGATaaagatatttatatacaaacaaagaaaaatgttttctttttgtcacTAAACTTGTAGAAcagaaaacaacaacaataaaaaaacagaTCAGAGAAGAGATTAAACACAAGAACTCTAACAGAaaccaaaactaaaaactaaaaacaattatGTCATAAGATGAGGAGCCAGCAACAACATTATCCACCACAAGAAAGCCAAAACTGAAACCGTTTTCTTTTTGGTAACTGAAACAAACGTTTTTGTACTAACAGACCTACCAAAAGATTTCAAAATCTAGTTGAACAGCTTTGGATCTTGGCTTACCAAATCTGATAAAACAGAAGCAGGAAGAAGAGGTCAGAGAATAAGTTATATGTAAAGAAATGGAGGAAATTATTCGAAAACTAAGCAAGCAATGTCATGAACGACAGAGACAATGCGATTctctaaataattaaataaaggaAACTCAAATGAATCGCATTTAAAGAGAAGGTTTCATCTTGAagcattcattttttttttctgagaatAATCAAACCAAAGACCCACAAATAAAGCATAAGATCCAGTTCTTACGTTTCTattgaaaaatggaaaatactAGAAAAATATCGGCTTCGAAGGAAACCCATTTTCGCATTTACCGATTAAATGGCTCCCACGATCAGAAAATTCAATGAGGGAAAATTATCTTGAAAATTAGAAGAAAAACTTATTAGGGAAAAGcagagaaataataataataataattcaccTTTGTTTTCAGAGGAACGAACTGTTcaaaagaaaagcaaaagaCTATTTGACAAAACAATGATTTTAAACACGGGAGACGAAAAAAGGTGCAGAATTTACGAGTCCTTTTCTTCTGGGTCGGTGTTCCGTGTTCGTCGAGATCGTGCAACCaactaaaagaagaagaaaaaaactctttttttttttaaaggttatTTAACGAAGGTGGTGGTGAGggctttccttttcttttcttcgtCTCCTTGCTTTCCGCGTTTGTCGCAGAATTTGGAAGGGCAGTTTAATAATGTTTACCCCTCTTCTCCTCTATTCCTagattttagagagagaaagttgtGTGGCCTTGTGGGGTCATTTATAATGTACCAAACTTTACTTTTTATCACATGGTTTGGTTTTGATCTGTTTTTCGGGTTTTTGCTTTATTAAGACCAAACCGGGACGATATGTTTGGGGTTAGACGTAAACAAGATCCAAACCGGAGTTGGACCAAAAATAAATCCAGTTTATCATAAgtaaaaactatattttcacCGCGCTAAAGCGCAGaataattttttggaatttttttaaaataattactttTTCTCTTCATTTAAAATAGCACTAGGTGTTCTGTCCGCACATGCGGGTATAGTgtttttatagatatttatctgtttataaatattaaatcaaaaccaacataataaattattacttatatttttaaaaagataaatcaaacattaaactttatattttataataaataatattattttagataaaaacacaacatatttaagaattatcttatgttttaaaaatatattttatttttgagaattttattatatttacttatagtcaattatcgaatataacatataaataaaatattattaatatatattcattagtttttatcaaaaaatatatatgcttattgttgtgttaaattttataaacattcacatatattttagaaaatatatttatttgtttgattagcatttaattattaattgttttatatctaactataaattttataataaaatattattttcagataacaacagaatatatctaagaattatcttatgttttaaaacatgtttttatttttgaaaattttattatatttatttaaagtcaattttctaatataatatataaatataagagaaattaccaaaaataccacattcatagtaccacttttcatgtttacgcTAACCACTTTTATCCTGATTTTTAATGAAGgagtaaaatacaattatacccttagggttaactaatcttgacttagggtttagagttgaggggtgggatagtgtttttggaatgtgaaatttatgattctaataaatatataaatacttaaaaaatatatataggttcaaacataattttaaatttttttttataaaaaagttcgaatttggaaaaatataactcgaaaacataaaaaacaaattacactttttttatttttttatatttttatattttatttatttattatttatttattattttttatttaaataatgatttattatatatatataaataacaagggcataagagttttttgccacttaatgaataaggtatttttgaaaatgtctcattagtggtggtaaaaatgaaaagtggtaccatgaaagtcgtaaacatgtaattttcccataatataatagtattaatagaaattcatttttaattatttatattttagataatttttattattattaattttaaatcacttatttaatcagatatattttaaattgatttttatttttgactatttatataatttattcattaagggtataaatgatttattattaattttaatcactttttaatcaaatagatttgaaatttgttttttatattttgactaatttatataattattcattaaggatataaacgatattaaccactctaacttttaatgtgagagctcTGTTgctaaaatttacttcgcaaataattaaaccaacataatatattaattatattttttaaaagataaatcaaacattaaactttatattttataataaaaaatattatttcaaataaaaacacaacatatttaagaattatcttatgttttaaaaatatattttatctttgagaattttattatatttacttatagtcaattatcgaatataacatataaataaaatattattaatatatattcattagtttttatcaaaatatatatatgcttattgttgtgttaaattttaaaaacattcacatatactttagaaaatatatttatttatttgattagcatttaattattaatttttttatatctaactataaattttataataaaatattattttcagataacaacataatatatctaagaattatcttatgttttagaacatgtttttatttttgaaaattttattttatttatttaaagtcaattatctaatataatatataaatataatagtactaatagaaattcatttttaattatttatattttagataattcttattattattaattttaaatcacttatttaatcagatatattttaaattcatttttatttttgactatttatataatttatttattaaggatataaactatttattattcattttaatcagatagatttgaaatttgttttttatattttgactaatttatataattattcattaagggtataaacgatattaaccgctctaacttttaatgtgagagctccgttgctaaaatttacttcgcaaataatagtatagattgacaTAAAATCCGTAACCTAAACTCCATACCAATCTCAAACCAAAAAACTTGATCCGTGCCTATTCTGAAATATTAGAAATTTCAGAATTGGTCATGTAGTGTGGTACACCATATATCCGAATTCGAAGTATTATTAGCAAACTCAAACGAGCAATccgagaaataaaaaaatttccagAAAACTGATATGAAAATCCAATTTAATcgcaaatataaatatttgaaacataaatatgtacttcaaatattcaattctatatttattttgaaattatatctaaaagtaAGTATTTAAATCTTCAAAAAGTACCTAAAATATCCAATCttgtataaatacatttatttcttatgtttttcttttcaattttggatttaattttggatatatCCGAACCAAACCAATATAACCTGAATCGAAACAATATCTGGTTACTTTATGGATCTTAGATGTGTTACAATTTAGAAGCAAAACCGAAGTGTTATATCCGAATCCGATCCATACTTACAAAATATACCATAACTAGTATTAGCTCCCATGCTATGCATGGGTCAATTTCATTGTTTTCTAAATTATCTGATCAAAACTTAATAActaaaaaacatcaaaacaaattattattttagttaccTATTTACTGTAATAGATAAACCAAGAAATATAAAATCTCACTTATATAAGTCAATATCAACATGAttgttttttactttaaaagttATATGAATTAGAATCTGTTCTCATTTTTTTCTCAATATTTCTagtaaaaaaatcaagaaatatatAATTCCTATTCAAATGGCCTTTCAACAAATCTAAGAAGTTGTCGTATATCAGTGTCATGGAAACCATGCAAAATATGATCATTCGTTAGTACAAAAAAGTTAGTAAATACTATAATATACCTGTAATTTTAGTTTGCTGATAGTTTTCTCAATAAAGCGTTGGAGTTTCTctctttttacatttttcagTTTCTGCATCAATCAATACTAATTAGTAATGGGATACGATCTCTTCAAGCATATAAACGTTAGAAAAAACCAGAATAGAGATTTTTGAAAGGGAGCAAAATAGAAAGTaactttttcatattttcagaATATAAGCTTGATCTTTTGAAGAAAACCTTGAATGCGAAGAGTGACACTTGATTAAAGGCCGTAGAAGAAAATAGATGAAGCAAGAGCATAAAAATGACACAAATTAACTATTTACCTCTGGGAAGAATCAATCCATACCCACATCAGATTTGTGATTAGAGAAAGAGACAAAATGTGTCAGTTAACAATCGGTCATTGGATAACttcaaaaagtatttaaagGAAATAGAGATAGTTATTAGGAGAGTGAGTGGTGATCATGGAGTTTAGAAAGAGGAACTGCTCCGCAAAATGGaatgataatatttttgatttttgtctCTTgcgtaaatatttttgttttgcattttttcatttttgtttttgtatttaaactCTTTTATTTCTTGATCTATGTGGCAAAATATTATTGGTGTAGTGACTTGTGATTTAGTATATAAGAGATGAGACCTAGGATGTGATATAAATTAGAACTGAAATTCCAAATATCTAACCCGTATCGCAACAGGTATCTGAATGCTCAAGCCTAACTTAAagtgtgttttatgttttgttcaacgagttttatatttgataaatattttatttgtgttGGAATAACCCGTGAAACTATACtcataaaaaatatcaataataacATATTCcatcatatcattatatattaatgactattactatttattttatcatatatatatatatatttatttatctctagttttaatactttattaataagatatattattatgtattaGTTGAGGGTTTTAAGGAATGTGTTTCTTACATTTGAATTAAAGTACAATTGTATATATGAGTTAGTaagtatatataattctttttatattaataataaaatataattgattatttaCTTAAAAGTAGTGTTAATATAAATTGAActcattatttaaaataatagattagttatttttgacaaaaaaaatagttatttagttccttaattttaggttagggtatatatttaataataattaagttatgtatcaattacaatactaaaaggagaATATCCTTCACTCTAAAGCTATCCACATCATCTAATTAAATCATCCAATAATGACTATTCTTTCTGCCACGTCTGCTATCCTTTAGCCCAAAACTTCACATCGAAATCAACTTCGACTGTGATTCATCTTCCTCGATTCCCAGccgtttttttttcaagttttcaTTCTTCAACACCTCCTACCTAATTAGGGTATGGAAGATCCGTCTCTTCTCTTCATCTCTTCGTCTCTTTTTTTTGCTCAAACAtctctttgtctctctctctctctctctctctctctctctctctctctctctctctctctctctctctctctctctctctctctctcgttaaGATCCAAGACCTTCTGGTTAGTttcttttcataaaaaaaaaaaaatttgtttaatgGTTGTTCTGTTTGTATTGAAGCGTTAGATGTAACAAATCGTTTCTTCTTTCGTACAGGAGATAATAATGGTGGCATAGAACACAGACCTCATCCAGGTTATGGTCATGGTCATGATGTTGCTCCAGTCATGGTCACGGCTGATAAAAGTATCTTatcagtttttgttttatgcTGCCTTAGTATCtcagttaatattttaaaaataaaaagtaagtcTATAAATATAAAGGATATACTCCTTTTagtattagaaaattatttatggaTTGGGCTTGAATTTATGaacctttataaatattttataaatgattttaaacatttttaaatgatttataatGTCAGTTTTAGTTTTGcagaaatttaaagtatttatgaaaatagttatatcttaaagataaatttaaataatgatatcaaatttgggGTAA
This window encodes:
- the LOC103863835 gene encoding protein IWS1 homolog A isoform X2 — translated: MDEDSVSSFGTPEMLARTGKAIASKPKEKEIPRYLRASTGSCHDICKYGKKQVTVEKPWRSTNRKIFKKVNDDALVETLKPGSSKTKKATTKKVTPGDDGSSSSEMMIKREVVKHQVSGMKKPEVLIIPSGDETPVKKKVTSSSSKLKLSPDLGARSVDAMKPKVLKKSYSALATSKSKVNSEKVASSSVLKPKMGSKSEDAKMKKATASSRVVLKKVPVTPRASLSPRLSMRLAGTSSLKKSQSLKAASSSSSNQKLRRVKRTEESDKQVDGYPVEEKTLHVVEMETKSKAVSEHDQNQQCVAEPFPPLLQTHSTEKDDECPVSETEEYDYPSGSNEAESVVDEEIETSNGAERKPRVRKEGESAEEAARKLHFRRGKVVDADDVGESARKLKFRRGRDVGEDKAQDAQVRRSFKKREDVKEDEEEDEDGEKVVLRHQDVQEKDAQGLLNNVIEETASKLVEARKSKVKALVGAFETVISLQESKPLANSETCNSSPV
- the LOC103863835 gene encoding protein IWS1 homolog A isoform X1 — protein: MDEDSVSSFGTPEMLARTGKAIASKPKEKEIPRYLRASTGSCHDICKYGKKQVTVEKPWRSTNRKIFKKVNDDALVETLKPGSSKTKKATTKKVTPGDDGSSSSEMMIKREVVKHQVSGMKKPEVLIIPSGDETPVKKKVTSSSSKLKLSPDLGARSVDAMKPKVLKKSYSALATSKSKVNSEKVASSSVLKPKMGSKSEDAKMKKATASSRVVLKKVPVTPRASLSPRLSMRLAGTSSLKKSQSLKAASSSSSNQKLRRVKRTEESDKQVDGYPVEEKTLHVVEMETKSKAVSEHDQNQQCVAEPFPPLLQTHSTEKDDECPVSETEEYDYPSGSNEAESVVDEEIETSNGAERKPRVRKEGESAEEAARKLHFRRGKVVDADDVGESARKLKFRRGRDVGEDKAQDAQVRRSFKKREDVKEDEEEDEDGEKVVLRHQDVQEKDAQGLLNNVIEETASKLVEARKSKVKALVGAFETVISLQESKPLANSGMCLEHEQS